In Lolium rigidum isolate FL_2022 unplaced genomic scaffold, APGP_CSIRO_Lrig_0.1 contig_40645_1, whole genome shotgun sequence, the genomic stretch tattatggatctccaggtcaagctattagttattgatcgcggaagagtctcgatcatgtctgcatagttctcgaaccgtagagtgacacacttaaggtttgatgtcgttttaagtagatatggaatatgaaatggagtttgaatattgttcggagtctcggatgggatccaagacatcacgaggagtttcgaaatggtccggagaataagattcataaataggaagtcactttccaagtttggaaatgatccggtgcatttatcgaAGGCAGAATGTTCTAGAATCTTATGGAATAAATCActatatggaaggtggagtccatcctTGGCCGACCAAAGTACAAGGAAAGggagcagttccaatccacctaggtttccccattatggcagtttttggagttggacttgaaattggttttggggcaaccctaggggttccacctatataaagagagggagagagtagGGGGCAGCacacacttggccgcaccacccaaggggcaccaaggccggcgccccaagcaccccctctcccaaaccctagctactccctcctccgatTTCTCCCGTAGTGCTTACGGCGAaccgctgccggagatctccaccaccactgtcaccacgccgtcgtgctggcgggatttccaggaggatctactacatccgcctcAAAGCATATCTGCTAACTGCTTCATCATCAGCTCAATATTACTCTCGCCTCCGCTCGACGATGCAGATGTTTGAACCGTCGCTGTCTTGGGAACCATAGTCTCGGATGACGACCTTCGCCCCCAAAACCTCAAGCCCTTCCCTGCGCGCAAAAGCCAAGGCCAGGCAACAATACAAGACTGTCCCAAGTCAGCCCGAGCGATCAACGATAGTGAGGGGGAAGAATTGGGAAATAAAAGACTCAATGTGTCGACTTCATCATCAGCTCAATATTACTCCCGCCTCCGCTCGACGATGCAGATGTTTGAACCGTCGCCGTCTTGGGAACCCTAGTCTCGGATGACGACGTTCGCCCCAAAAACCTCAAGCCCTTCCCTGCACGCAAAAGCCAAGGCCAGGCAACAATACAAGACTGTCCAAAGTCAGCCCGAGCGATTAACGATAGTGAGGGGGAATAATTGGGAAATCAAAGACTCAATGTGGCGGCACCGTGAGAGACCAAAAAAACCTTAACAAGACGGAAAAGTTCCATTTCCTTGCAACAAGAACATCAGCTTGgttgctttcaaaaaaaaaaaaacatcagctGGTGCTAGTAAAGCTATCTTGAAAGTATCATGTAATGAACACTTGAACTAAGGCTTCACACccatatctcaaaaaaaaaaaaggcttcACACCCAACTAATCTTTACCGCCCACTGTAGGTTTCCATGCTGGACGAGATGGAAACGTATGTAATGTAGGTGAATTTGGAACCAAAGGTACACAATCTCTATCAGATATTGTATCTGATCTACACGCAACAATGAGCAGTTCTGGGTTGATTTTACTTTCAATTAAGTGAGACTACACAAGACAGAGGCACAACTGTACATAAAGCATTTAGGATGAGATATTCATAATCAGATAATCACAATAAGATAATACTAGTGTCATATGGTTGCAATGGACTAGAAGGACCTCTTCGCATTAGTACTTCCACATACTAGCTCCATCTACAAACGATTCCACCAGTTCATTACAATAATAATATGTATATGCTAGGGACACCATGTAGTACTAGCAGTCTCTTAGAATAATTGCATCCGCCAGCTATTAGTGTATAATATAGAACCATCAAACAGTGGTAAATCATGCAGCGAACTGGTTGATCGTCTGCTTGTCTGGAGACGCGGCTGCTGCAGAGGCATCAGCGTTTCATCTCCTCGGTGCATGAAGCCGTAGCTTTGATCGTCAAGGAGACACAGCTGCTGCAGAGGCATCGGTGTTCGTCTCCTTGGTGAATGAAGCTGTAGCTGGAGTTGGAGTGTTCGATTTGGTAGGCACAACTCCTGCAGAGTTCCTGATTGTCCTGGCATTCCTGATTTTCATAGCATTCCtgcacagagagagagagagaagtttGATTACAAACCGTATAATTGCAAACCAACATATTTGAACAGCTAAGTTGACAGCGCAAACCTAGTGAACATCATCTGCTCGTAGGTGGCATGAACCCTGAGGTAGTATCCAAGAAACGCGGTTGACGCAAGAACACACAGCCACAAGATGATGGCCGCGACAAGCTTGCCGCCGAGAAGATACGAGATAGGGAATTGCATGCCTATGGCGGCAAAGATAAAGACTACAGGAGGAGCGCTATCCATACCAAAGACAGCTCCATTTAACCAGCCTAGGACACATACAGTCAGAATGAATTCTAGGCATGCAATGGCTGCGAATAGGTTCATCACAGTGGTGAGGGCATCGTAGTGACCTTCTGGACGCATGACCCAGCATATAGCACCAAACAAGGCAAAAAAAGCTAAGAAGGGGTAGATCCCATCCTGCCTATAGTATATGCGGGTAAAGGGGGCCTTCGAGAAAGCAACGGCGGCTGCAGTCTCTCTTCCATTGACCTCCCTGTGCTGGGCAAGAACGCTGCCAAAGAGGCCAGCAGCTAGGATGGAGTCTGAATAGATGAACACCACGCCCAGCACACTACTGAACAAAGTGTGCACAACAAACGCTAGCAGGCCGACATAGGAGAGTGCAAAAAACATCTTGGCTAAGGGCGTAGACGAGGTGGAGTAGGAGACGGAGCAGCCAAACAGGTATAGGATAACAAACAGGGACAATGTCCAGCTGGCTCGCACCTGCTCGCCGCCGGAGTAGGAGATCAAAGAAGGGATTACCACCGCGAACACCACTGAGTGGATGAGAAGGCTGCGCAGCTCGGAATGCCCGGTGGACACGGCGGCGGATGGAGGCTTGGTGGAGACCTCGAAGACCTCCTTCTGCTGATCCAGGGAGGGGACCCTGCGGCGCAGCGTGCCTGGATCCATCAGAGggggcggcggaggcgacgcCTGCGGATAAatcggaggggcggcggcgcaggCTAAACCTAGGGTTCGGGGTGGATTTGGGGGAAGTTTGTGCTGTGTTACTGCGCGAGTGTGAGCGGAGCGGCTAGACCAACAAGTCGACGGGGTGGATATGGACCGGGCCTGGCCGGGCGCCAGGTATCGTTCCTTTGGCGCAAGGGAGCGTGCTCGTTCCGCACAATTACGAACA encodes the following:
- the LOC124681356 gene encoding uncharacterized protein LOC124681356, producing MDPGTLRRRVPSLDQQKEVFEVSTKPPSAAVSTGHSELRSLLIHSVVFAVVIPSLISYSGGEQVRASWTLSLFVILYLFGCSVSYSTSSTPLAKMFFALSYVGLLAFVVHTLFSSVLGVVFIYSDSILAAGLFGSVLAQHREVNGRETAAAVAFSKAPFTRIYYRQDGIYPFLAFFALFGAICWVMRPEGHYDALTTVMNLFAAIACLEFILTVCVLGWLNGAVFGMDSAPPVVFIFAAIGMQFPISYLLGGKLVAAIILWLCVLASTAFLGYYLRVHATYEQMMFTRNAMKIRNARTIRNSAGVVPTKSNTPTPATASFTKETNTDASAAAVSP